In the genome of Bacillus thuringiensis, the window GTAACGTGTACCTATCACAAGATGAACGTGAAGAGGCTCTTCATTTATACCGCAGCCTATGTATAGCGAAAGAAAGAATTGAGGTAGGTGAACGTAATCCGGAAATCATTACAAATCTTGTGAAAGAGTATATTGAGACGCATACGAAAGGCACTGTAGATTATGCGGATTTATATGCATATCCGTCATTAACAATGGTAGAGAAAGTCGAAGGACGAATCATTTTAGCTATTGCAGTTAAGTTTGAAAATGTAAGATTAATTGACAATATAACATTAACGGTTAAATAAGGGGGAGCATCTATGTTTCGCACAATGATGAGAGCAAAGTTACATCGTGCAACTGTAACGGAGGCAAATTTAAATTATGTAGGTAGTATTACAATTGATGAAGACTTAATGGATGCAGTAAATATTGTAGAAAACGAAAAAGTCCAAATTGTAAATAATAATAATGGTGCTCGCTTAGAGACTTACGTTATTAAAGGGGAACGCGGTAGTGGTGTTGTTTGTTTAAATGGTGCTGCGGCAAGGCTTGTACAACCAGGGGACAAAGTAATTATTATTTGTTATGGGCTAGTTACGGAAGAAGAGATTCATAAACAAGAACCAAAAATTGCAGTACTAGACGATAATAATCAAATTATTGAAATGTTAGGTGCTGAAAAAGCGGGTACGATATTATAAGTAGAAAGGCTATCTCCATTGCGGAGATAGCTTTTTTGTGCATCTTTTCATTAAGATGAGATAAAACGTGGTATAGTAACATTATATAAATTATTGTTGTTTGAAAGGTAAGAAATTGAGGTGTTACATATATGAGTAAGCGTTATGTCGTTGTTGATTTAGAGACGACAGGGAACTCCTGGAAAGATGGGAAGGATAAAATTACCCAAATTGCAGCTGTTGTAGTAGAAGATGGAGAGATATTGGAGATTTTTTCGTCTTTTGTTAACCCAAAAAGAGAGATCCCACCATTTATTACAGAATTAACAGGGATTGATGAAAGTCTTGTAAAACAAGCCCCGTTATTTCAAGATGTAGCCCCGATGATTGTTGAGCTATTACAAGGTGCGGCTTTCGTTGCGCATAATGTTCACTTTGATTGGAATTTTTTAAATGAAGAATTAAGGCAAGCTGGATATACAGAAATACATTGTCCTAAAATCGACACGGTTGAATTGGCTCAAATTCTTTTACCGACAGCTGATAGTTATAAATTACGTGATTTAGCTAAGAAGCATGAACTAGAACATGATCAACCACATCGTGCGGATAGTGATGCTCTTGCAACAGCGGAATTATTTTTACAATTTTTAAATGAAATTGAAAAGTTACCACTTGTCACGTTGCAATCGCTTTATGAATTAAGCGACGTGTTCCAAAGTGATATAGCTGATGTGCTTTCTGAAAATATTTTAAAGAAAGTAATGCATGGTAAAGAAGATATAGCGGAGTATGAAATACATCGAAATATTGCGCTGAAAAAGCGGAACTATTCTTTAAACCTTGGAGAAACGTGTCCATCAAAGTTTGATGCTTTCTTGAATAAAACGATGGATAAATTGGAATCACATATGCCAAAGTTTGATAGAAGAGAAAGTCAACAACTGATGATGAAAGAGATATATACGGCGTTAAGAGATTCTCGTTTTTCACTAATTGAAGCCGGTACAGGAACAGGAAAGACTCTTGCGTATTTGCTTCCTAGTCTTTATTTTGCAAAGAGAAAAGAAGAACCTGTCATTATAAGTACACAAACGGTACAACTCCAACAACAAATATTAGAAAAAGAAATACCGTTATTACAAAAAATAATGCCATTTTCATTTGAGGCAGCTCTTCTAAAAGGAAGAAAGCATTATCTTTGCTTACACAAATTTGAGTATGCTTTACAAGAGGAAGAAAAAAATTATGATATGGCACTTACGAAGGCAAAGATTTTAGTTTGGCTATTGCAAACTGAAACGGGTGATCGAGACGAATTAAATATTCCTGAGGGCGGAAAGTTACTTTGGAATCGTATTTGTAG includes:
- the panD gene encoding aspartate 1-decarboxylase, with protein sequence MFRTMMRAKLHRATVTEANLNYVGSITIDEDLMDAVNIVENEKVQIVNNNNGARLETYVIKGERGSGVVCLNGAAARLVQPGDKVIIICYGLVTEEEIHKQEPKIAVLDDNNQIIEMLGAEKAGTIL